The Sphingomonas sanxanigenens DSM 19645 = NX02 genome includes a region encoding these proteins:
- a CDS encoding peroxiredoxin has product MLLRRLVIAALPFALAMPAAQAALPQGAKAPPFSTPAAQAGKPFAFSLAKSLAKGPVVLYFFPKTFTQGCTIEAHEFAEKTPEFETFGATVIGMSADSIAELQRFSREACRDKFAVGIASRAMIKAYDVAMAVEPGRSERVSYVIAPDGRILYVHNDRDPRGHITGTLAAVKAWRAQHPAKRAKR; this is encoded by the coding sequence ATGCTCCTCCGCCGCCTCGTCATCGCCGCCCTGCCGTTCGCCCTTGCCATGCCGGCTGCCCAGGCCGCGTTGCCGCAGGGGGCGAAGGCGCCGCCGTTCAGCACGCCGGCGGCGCAGGCGGGCAAGCCCTTCGCCTTTTCGCTGGCGAAGTCGCTCGCGAAGGGGCCGGTGGTGCTCTATTTCTTCCCGAAGACCTTCACCCAGGGCTGCACGATCGAGGCGCATGAATTCGCCGAGAAGACGCCCGAGTTCGAGACGTTCGGCGCCACCGTGATCGGCATGTCTGCAGACAGCATCGCCGAACTGCAGCGCTTCTCGCGCGAGGCCTGCCGGGACAAGTTCGCGGTCGGCATCGCCAGCCGCGCGATGATCAAGGCCTATGACGTCGCGATGGCCGTCGAGCCCGGCCGTTCGGAGCGCGTCTCCTATGTGATCGCGCCCGACGGCAGGATTCTCTACGTCCACAATGATCGCGATCCGCGCGGCCACATCACCGGCACGCTGGCCGCGGTGAAGGCGTGGCGCGCGCAGCACCCGGCGAAGAGGGCGAAGCGCTGA